One Natator depressus isolate rNatDep1 chromosome 13, rNatDep2.hap1, whole genome shotgun sequence genomic region harbors:
- the LOC141997648 gene encoding tripartite motif-containing protein 54-like, which produces MEYNSYRRDHPIDSLERQLICPICLEVFTKPVVILPCQHNLCRKCANDIFQSRGTTLGSAGRFRCPSCRHEVVLDRHGVYGLQRNLLVENIIDIYKQESASSRPLLKTEHPSCEEHEEEKINIYCMTCGVPTCSLCKVFGEHKECEVAPLSDIYMKQKSALTDGIGALVATNDRIQAFIDNLQGTCRNIEDNSKAQKQALCEKFDRMYAILEERRKIMLQRITYEQEEKTQHLKSLTRLYSEHIDSSSKLVDAALQSMEELQMTVFVQNAKVLIQKISEVTQSCEVEALESGYDNMEHYAVDFNAEERVLYQLDFIKVDESEEGAEEGEEDAVWGDAEGASAESVADEQVASSEGREETLNVPADGKEEEAEGKALMLKEAESETAGEADVKAKLPGSAQAAELDVPAGKEGSEREPGTAQQDAAVPGGAASDSQGSGAEAAESSNAWQMTAPNLALQNNPKENAPETPADSAAQGRGTIEAEEATCFVPAETFSTSDSSAGSKKGVDPSQGGASPAKGSAEGGLAVASASGQDPSVVDGKSEESSEAPFGSNFSPAL; this is translated from the exons ATGGAATACAACTCCTATCGGCGGGATCACCCCATCGACAGCCTGGAGAGGCAGCTCATATGCCCTATTTGCTTGGAGGTGTTCACCAAACCTGTGGTAATCCTGCCTTGTCAGCACAACCTGTGCCGGAAATGCGCAAATGACATATTTCAG TCTCGTGGGACAACCCTGGGCTCTGCAGGCCGCTTTCGCTGCCCATCCTGTCGCCATGAAGTGGTCCTGGACAGGCATGGTGTCTATGGCCTGCAGAGGAATCTACTGGTGGAGAACATCATTGATATTTACAAACAGGAGTCGGCAAG CTCCAGGCCTCTGTTAAAGACAGAACATCCAAGTTGCGAAGAGCATGAGGAAGAAAAGATCAATATCTACTGCATGACGTGTGGGGTGCCCACCTGCTCCCTCTGCAAGGTCTTTGGGGAGCACAAGGAGTGTGAAGTAGCTCCCCTGTCGGACATCTACATGAAACAGAAG TCTGCTCTGACAGATGGGATTGGAGCCCTTGTGGCCACCAATGACAGAATCCAGGCCTTCATCGATAACTTGCAAGGCACTTGCAGGAACATCGAG GACAACAGCAAGGCCCAGAAGCAGGCTCTGTGTGAGAAGTTTGACCGCATGTATGCCATcttggaggagaggaggaagatcATGCTGCAAAGGATCACCTATGAACAGGAGGAGAAGACCCAGCATCTGAAGTCCCTCACCAGGTTGTACAGTGAACACATTGATTCATCCTCCAAGCTGGTGGATGCAGCGCTGCAGTCCATGGAGGAGCTGCAGATGACAGTCTTTGTGCAG AATGCCAAAGTTCTCATACAGAA aaTTTCCGAGGTGACCCAGAGCTGTGAAGTGGAGGCACTGGAGTCTGGATATGACAATATGGAGCACTACGCTGTGGATTTCAATGCCGAGGAGCGGGTGCTTTATCAGTTGGACTTCATTAAAG TTGATGAGTCTGAAGAAGGGgcagaggaaggagaggaagatgCTGTGTGGGGAGATGCTGAAGGTGCATCAGCAGAGTCTGTGGCAGATGAGCAAGTGGCCAGCAGTGAGGGCAGAGAGGAGACCCTGAACGTCCCTGCAGATGGAAAGGAAGAGGAGGCAGAAGGAAAAGCCCTGATGTTAAAGGAGGCTGAGAGTGAGACTGCTGGGGAAGCTGATGTCAAGGCTAAACTACCAGGTTCAGCTCAAGCTGCGGAGTTGGATGTCCCAGCTGGCAAAGAGGGATCTGAGAGAGAGCCGGGCACTGCCCAGCAG GATGCAGCTGTTCCGGGTGGGGCTGCTTCAGACTCTCAGGGGTCCGGGGCCGAAGCTGCCGAGTCTAGCAACGCCTGGCAAATGACCGCCCCAAATCTTGCCCTGCAAAATAATCCCAAGGAAAATGCCCCGGAAACCCCAGCTGACTCcgcagcccagggcaggggaaCTATCGAGGCAGAAGAAGCCACTTGCTTTGTCCCAGCCGAGACATTCAGCACCTCGGACAGCTCAGCCGGGAGCAAGAAGGGTGTTGACCCAAGCCAGGGCGGTGCCAGTCCGGCCAAAGGCAGCGCGGAGGGGGGCCTCGCTGTGGCGTCTGCCTCCGGCCAG gaCCCCTCTGTGGTGGATGGGAAGAGTGAAGAAAGCAGTGAAGCTCCATTTGGGAGTAACTTCAGTCCTGCTCTGTGA
- the LOC141997423 gene encoding UI-like — MRIRMMSAAFVLVLLFLPSENGSPLELPRGAAPQFALVPAPTWELWPRRPGLGAKPPLPSAGAEAGPPSLHRLLGPCEAGGAESTPELRRKERSPYSSRRKDGRPNSLDLTFHLLREFLEMSREERLAQKALSNQMLLQNIGK, encoded by the coding sequence ATGAGGATCCGGATGATGTCGGCTGCCTTCGTCCTCGTCCTGCTGTTTCTCCCGTCGGAGAACGGCTCCCCGCTGGAGCTGCCCCGGGGAGCTGCCCCGCAGTTCGCTCTGGTCCCCGCTCCAACCTGGGAACTGTGGCCGAGGAGACCGGGGCTGGGGGCCAAGCCCCCGCTGCCTTCAGCAGGCGCAGAAGCGGGGCCCCCCTCTCTCCACAGACTGCTCGGTCCCTGCGAGGCCGGGGGCGCGGAGAGCACCCCGGAGCTGCGAAGGAAGGAGAGGTCTCCCTACTCCTCGCGGCGGAAAGACGGCAGACCCAACTCCCTCGACCTGACCTTCCACCTCCTGCGGGAGTTCCTGGAGATGTCCCGGGAGGAGAGACTGGCCCAGAAAGCCCTGAGCAATCAGATGCTGCTGCAGAACATCGGGAAGTGA